The Anopheles marshallii chromosome X, idAnoMarsDA_429_01, whole genome shotgun sequence genome includes a window with the following:
- the LOC128708559 gene encoding vesicle-associated membrane protein 7 translates to MPILFSMIARGQTVLAKYADCLGNFTEVTEQIIPKIQLIDHKLTYLHGNYLIHYICDNRIIYLCITDDKFDRSRAFLYLQDINERFICMYGLSVATAITYAMNTEFARTLAARMHAMNECLEQDEISRVNGEIGELKDIMVKNIENITNRGERLELLVNQTENLRNNSVTFRQTSRNLARTMFWRNVRMYFLVTAILLFVIYVIVSMACGGLLWQSCINSSGAPKQPPAGGL, encoded by the exons atgcCCATCCTGTTCAGCATGATTGCACGCGGCCAGACCGTGCTGGCCAAGTACGCGGACTGTCTCGGTAACTTTACCGAGGTGACGGAACAGATCATCCCGAAGATACAGCTGATCGATCACAAGCTCACCTACTTGCACGGCAACTATCTGATCCACTACATCTGCGACAACCGTATCATCTATCTCTGCATCACCGACGAT AAATTCGACCGCTCGCGTGCGTTCCTGTACCTGCAGGATATTAACGAGCGGTTCATATGCATGTACGGGCTGTCGGTGGCTACCGCCATCACGTACGCAATGAACACCGAGTTCGCCCGTACGCTAGCCGCACGAATGCATGCCATGAACGAATGTCTGGAGCAGGATGAGATTAGCCGCGTCAATGGGGAAATTGGCGAACTGAAGGACATCATGGTGAAGAATATCGAAAACATCACCAACCGGGGTGAACGGTTGGAGCTGCTCGTTAACCAAACGGAAAATCTCCGCAACAAC tCAGTGACATTCCGGCAAACATCACGCAATCTGGCCCGCACCATGTTCTGGCGCAACGTGCGCATGTACTTTCTCGTTACGGCCATACTGCTGTTCGTGATCTATGTGATCGTGAGCATGGCATGCGGTGGGCTGCTGTGGCAGAGCTGCATTAACTCGTCGGGCGCCCCGAAACAACCACCAGCAGGCGGTTTGTAA